Proteins encoded in a region of the Clostridium beijerinckii genome:
- a CDS encoding dicarboxylate/amino acid:cation symporter, with product MKFLKNYKSSFILVLSILLGGAIGIIMGDKAKIFAPLGNLFLNLIFTMLVPIVFFSIASAIANMDKSKKIGRIFIITLITFGITAIISGIIGVISFKMFNPAVGLDPSMFNNLMTTNSIDTPKSVGVLEKIVSSISVGDFSELLSRNNLLALILFSILIGFGTMLSKEQGKAFASFLSSGATVTMKVVNIIMYYAPIGLGAYFANVIGQLGGQILSGYAKIFILYLVVSIIYFFVFFSIYAYIASRKEGVKLFWTNAAEPSITALATCSSAACIPVNIKAAKNMGVSDTLANIIMPLGVNIHKDGSVIGGIYKIMFLFAIFGRDINTISSLLPILGAGLLIGAVVGAVPGGGAIGEMLILSIFGFPQEALAIMLVIATIIDAPATLLNSSGNTVCTMIISKFIDKK from the coding sequence TTGAAATTTTTAAAGAACTATAAATCATCATTTATTCTAGTGTTATCGATATTATTAGGCGGGGCAATAGGAATTATAATGGGAGATAAAGCTAAAATATTTGCACCACTAGGAAATTTGTTTTTAAACTTAATATTTACGATGTTAGTTCCTATAGTATTCTTTAGTATTGCTTCTGCGATAGCTAATATGGATAAATCCAAAAAGATCGGAAGAATATTTATAATAACTTTAATTACATTTGGAATTACTGCAATTATTTCAGGCATAATAGGAGTAATTAGTTTTAAAATGTTTAATCCAGCAGTTGGATTGGATCCATCAATGTTTAATAATCTAATGACCACTAATAGTATAGATACACCTAAAAGTGTAGGAGTTTTAGAAAAGATCGTTTCGAGTATAAGCGTAGGTGATTTTTCTGAACTTTTATCCAGAAATAATTTGTTAGCACTAATATTATTTTCTATATTAATAGGTTTTGGAACTATGTTGTCTAAGGAACAAGGCAAGGCTTTTGCGTCATTTTTAAGCAGTGGAGCTACAGTGACAATGAAAGTTGTAAATATAATTATGTATTATGCACCAATTGGACTTGGAGCTTATTTTGCAAATGTAATTGGACAACTAGGCGGACAAATATTAAGTGGGTATGCAAAAATATTTATACTATACTTGGTTGTCTCCATAATATACTTCTTTGTATTCTTCAGTATATATGCTTATATAGCAAGTAGAAAAGAGGGCGTGAAATTATTTTGGACAAATGCAGCAGAACCTTCAATAACTGCATTAGCAACATGCTCTAGTGCTGCGTGCATACCAGTAAATATAAAAGCAGCTAAAAATATGGGGGTATCAGATACCTTGGCTAATATAATAATGCCTCTAGGAGTTAACATTCATAAGGATGGTTCAGTAATTGGAGGAATATATAAAATAATGTTCTTGTTTGCTATATTTGGCCGAGACATAAATACTATTAGTTCATTACTTCCTATATTAGGAGCAGGGCTTCTTATTGGTGCAGTAGTTGGAGCAGTGCCAGGAGGTGGGGCGATTGGTGAAATGCTTATCTTAAGCATATTTGGATTTCCACAGGAAGCATTAGCCATAATGCTTGTAATAGCAACAATAATTGATGCGCCAGCTACATTATTAAATTCATCAGGAAATACTGTCTGTACAATGATAATATCAAAATTTATAGACAAAAAATAG
- a CDS encoding anti-sigma-I factor RsgI family protein: MDDKLFELLDDLNISDTDLLLNENINLSMDLSSRKRIEESVKKKTGYLSKKDTFNNNMKNILGGTYMKRKIALAASIAVAFSLGGGVYAYAKTPVAYVSLDINPSVELGVNAFDTVVSAEAYNKDGEKVLEGTNLVNTKVDNAVSTVITNAISDGYIKEDSTNVTTSAAVEITVSTDKDGLADKLNESLKETADETLKDNDLEAEVETDKVALARRDEARQLGITPGKLNLIQKLQALDPSIKVEDYKLISVKEIQKKAKELRKMTRTDNDAVDVDNSVDTNTNATDSNTNTETDTNTSNSNQDADVTSESTEDITFTQSSIGEQKTKEAKTEKSNDSWNEKSNNGNLKKEENSNAGIKQEENEDKKYEKSSNGSEKRDAETHGNSNSSKSEKSNNGNSDSKGKGNDKNK; this comes from the coding sequence TTGGATGACAAATTATTTGAATTATTAGATGACTTAAACATTAGTGATACTGATTTATTATTGAATGAAAATATTAATCTATCTATGGACTTGTCTTCTAGAAAACGTATTGAAGAATCTGTAAAGAAAAAAACGGGATACTTAAGCAAGAAAGATACATTTAACAATAATATGAAAAATATTTTAGGGGGAACTTATATGAAGAGAAAAATAGCTTTAGCTGCATCAATTGCAGTAGCATTTAGTTTAGGAGGAGGAGTATATGCTTATGCTAAAACTCCGGTAGCATATGTCAGTCTGGATATTAATCCAAGTGTTGAATTAGGAGTAAACGCTTTTGATACAGTGGTATCTGCAGAAGCGTATAATAAAGATGGTGAAAAAGTTCTAGAAGGAACTAATCTGGTAAACACTAAAGTTGACAATGCAGTCAGTACAGTAATAACAAATGCCATATCAGATGGTTACATAAAGGAAGATAGTACAAATGTAACAACCTCTGCGGCAGTTGAAATTACAGTATCTACAGATAAGGATGGCTTAGCAGATAAATTAAATGAATCCTTAAAAGAAACTGCAGATGAAACATTAAAAGATAATGATTTAGAAGCAGAAGTCGAAACTGATAAAGTAGCGCTTGCAAGAAGAGATGAAGCAAGGCAACTTGGAATAACTCCAGGAAAATTAAATCTTATACAAAAGCTTCAAGCACTAGATCCAAGTATTAAGGTAGAGGATTATAAATTGATTTCGGTTAAGGAAATTCAAAAGAAAGCTAAAGAATTGAGAAAAATGACTAGAACTGATAATGATGCTGTTGATGTAGATAATTCTGTAGATACTAATACGAATGCTACAGATAGTAATACTAATACTGAAACAGATACTAACACAAGCAATAGCAATCAGGATGCTGATGTAACGTCTGAATCTACAGAAGATATTACATTTACACAATCATCAATAGGAGAACAAAAAACTAAAGAAGCTAAGACAGAAAAAAGTAATGACTCATGGAATGAGAAAAGTAATAATGGCAATTTGAAAAAAGAAGAAAATAGCAATGCAGGTATTAAGCAAGAAGAAAATGAAGATAAGAAATATGAAAAGTCTTCAAATGGATCTGAAAAAAGGGATGCTGAAACTCATGGAAATAGTAACTCATCAAAGTCAGAGAAAAGTAATAATGGCAATTCAGATTCCAAAGGCAAAGGAAATGATAAAAATAAATAG
- a CDS encoding NAD(P)-dependent oxidoreductase, producing the protein MEEFEVKTIGFIGVGVMGKSMVRNLMKKGYEVSIYTRTKEKVLDVINEGAKWCDDVKSCANNKDVIITIVGYPKDVEEVYFGENGILENAEKESCIIDMTTTSPKLSIKIYNEAKKRGIYALDAPVSGGDVGAKNATLSIMVGGDLEVFEKHKDVLSALGTNIIYEGKAGNGQHTKMANQIALAGAIAGVCEAITYAKGAGLDVQTMLDSISEGAAGSWQMKNMAPRMLKGDFDPGFYIKHFIKDMNLAIEESTDNSINLGVLNEVLKMYKTLDNDNLGDLGTQGLIKYYEKYSKN; encoded by the coding sequence ATGGAGGAGTTTGAAGTGAAGACGATTGGATTTATAGGTGTAGGTGTAATGGGAAAATCTATGGTTAGAAACCTAATGAAGAAAGGATATGAGGTATCTATTTATACAAGGACAAAAGAAAAAGTTCTTGATGTTATAAATGAAGGTGCTAAATGGTGCGACGATGTTAAAAGTTGTGCAAATAATAAAGACGTCATAATAACAATTGTAGGCTATCCTAAAGATGTAGAAGAAGTTTATTTTGGGGAAAATGGTATTTTAGAGAATGCTGAAAAAGAGTCTTGTATAATTGACATGACTACTACAAGTCCGAAGCTTTCTATAAAAATTTATAATGAGGCTAAAAAGAGAGGAATATATGCTTTGGATGCGCCAGTATCAGGAGGAGATGTAGGAGCAAAGAATGCCACATTATCTATAATGGTTGGTGGAGATTTAGAAGTTTTTGAAAAACATAAAGATGTTTTATCTGCACTTGGAACTAATATAATTTATGAAGGAAAAGCTGGGAATGGACAGCATACTAAAATGGCAAATCAGATAGCCTTAGCTGGCGCGATAGCTGGAGTATGCGAAGCAATTACGTATGCAAAAGGAGCAGGATTAGATGTTCAGACTATGCTTGATAGTATAAGTGAAGGTGCAGCGGGAAGTTGGCAAATGAAAAATATGGCTCCTCGTATGCTAAAAGGAGATTTTGACCCTGGTTTTTATATAAAGCATTTTATTAAGGATATGAATTTAGCAATAGAAGAGTCTACGGATAATTCCATAAATTTAGGTGTATTAAATGAAGTGCTAAAAATGTATAAAACATTAGATAACGATAATTTGGGTGATCTAGGAACTCAAGGTCTTATTAAATATTACGAAAAGTATAGCAAAAATTAA
- a CDS encoding sigma-70 family RNA polymerase sigma factor, which translates to MISDIELLNLLDTKPEIGLKKLMDNYMALIYTIIFNKLSGMYSKEDIEECVSDVFFEVFHYKNRIDLDKGSIKAFLAIIAKRKAIDMYRKNKNNNHLPIDDVAQELHSVVDDAAHSILLKESNSELINAIKSLGEPDSEIIIRKYYLHQSSKDISSDLGLKVNTIDKKVSRCMEKLKKLLGGGR; encoded by the coding sequence TTGATTTCGGATATTGAATTACTAAACCTTTTGGATACGAAACCGGAAATAGGCCTTAAGAAGCTGATGGATAACTATATGGCACTTATTTACACAATAATATTTAATAAACTTTCTGGAATGTATTCAAAAGAAGATATAGAAGAATGTGTAAGTGATGTGTTTTTTGAAGTATTTCATTATAAAAATAGAATTGATTTAGATAAGGGATCAATTAAAGCCTTTTTGGCAATTATAGCAAAAAGAAAAGCTATAGATATGTATAGAAAAAATAAAAATAATAATCATCTTCCAATAGATGATGTAGCCCAAGAATTACATAGTGTTGTAGATGATGCAGCACATTCGATTTTATTAAAAGAAAGCAATTCTGAGCTTATAAATGCTATAAAATCATTAGGAGAACCTGATAGCGAAATAATTATAAGAAAATATTACTTACATCAAAGCTCGAAAGACATTTCCAGTGATCTGGGTTTAAAAGTTAATACAATTGATAAAAAAGTCTCTAGATGTATGGAAAAATTAAAAAAATTATTGGGAGGTGGGAGATAA
- a CDS encoding DUF3800 domain-containing protein: protein MGKKYVMFVDERGIRSLDKSGNFSMVGLIFEYNYCIDLKNSECELKRKLNEYKKESFMESDSNIPIDSIILEDKVYRNFDKARMNEFVSKLPTLISKLRFKIISSSIKQNLSETEDSYSIVTKRLLKKFYSFITKNDGESGGIVIEAKVGNRNCSIMQNFFDIYNNRNINLSTQDNVQNKINTFIVSDKNNKIYGSGIEILNIITNVFFRVLNGNREINEELISYIEYGNRDKIFSELKHKVYNDLEIGISRTQLQAISHNYIEGFNKELKLLKEQLKLKDNRIKEKEKEISELTSEIKLLSKQLERVLVNRKMII, encoded by the coding sequence ATGGGAAAAAAATATGTAATGTTTGTTGATGAAAGGGGAATTAGAAGTTTAGATAAAAGCGGAAATTTCTCAATGGTAGGATTGATTTTTGAATATAATTACTGTATTGATTTAAAAAACAGTGAATGTGAATTAAAAAGAAAATTAAATGAATATAAGAAAGAAAGTTTTATGGAGAGTGATTCTAATATACCAATAGATAGCATAATATTGGAAGATAAAGTATACAGGAATTTTGACAAAGCCAGAATGAATGAGTTCGTAAGCAAACTACCAACATTAATTAGCAAATTAAGATTCAAAATAATTTCAAGCTCAATAAAACAGAATTTAAGTGAAACAGAGGATTCATATTCAATAGTGACAAAAAGACTTTTAAAGAAGTTCTATTCGTTTATTACTAAGAATGATGGAGAATCAGGCGGGATAGTCATTGAAGCAAAAGTAGGAAATAGAAATTGTAGTATAATGCAAAATTTCTTTGATATATATAACAATAGAAATATTAATTTAAGTACACAAGATAACGTTCAGAATAAAATTAATACGTTTATTGTATCTGACAAGAATAATAAAATTTATGGTTCCGGAATAGAGATATTAAATATAATAACTAATGTATTTTTTAGAGTTTTAAATGGAAATAGAGAAATTAATGAGGAATTAATATCATACATAGAGTATGGTAACAGGGACAAGATATTTAGTGAGCTTAAACATAAGGTATACAACGATTTAGAAATAGGAATATCACGGACTCAATTACAAGCCATTTCGCACAACTATATTGAAGGTTTTAATAAAGAATTAAAATTACTAAAAGAGCAATTAAAACTTAAGGATAATAGAATAAAAGAAAAGGAAAAAGAAATTAGTGAACTTACCAGTGAGATTAAATTGTTATCTAAACAGTTAGAGAGAGTTTTAGTGAACAGAAAAATGATAATATAG
- a CDS encoding alpha/beta fold hydrolase: protein MNKLSYENEVEDYSEKFKDFKMKSIQDNVNLGITLYVPKGEIKGIFQISHGMMEHRKRYIRFMDYLGSNGYVSIVHDHIGHGESVIKKDDYGYFYDNGATNLIEDLHQITLYMKKRYREYPYFLFGFSMGSLIARAYLKKYDYELDGLILCGSPVKNKVIPYIKKLCKIIEKIKGDHYRSIFIHKILRGIGDNVITTSEIERDKFMNDEGCGFIFTINGFENLCNLIKIDYSKKDWAKRNLNLPILSIAGEEDIVTISKKRFNELTRFMKRIGYEKVFTKIYSDKYHDLLHEVNKLQVYKDILNWMNRVNGEKKT, encoded by the coding sequence ATGAATAAATTATCTTATGAAAATGAAGTAGAAGATTATTCTGAAAAATTTAAAGATTTCAAGATGAAATCTATCCAAGACAATGTGAATCTTGGTATAACGCTTTATGTACCTAAGGGGGAAATAAAGGGGATATTCCAAATCAGCCATGGTATGATGGAGCATAGAAAACGCTATATACGATTTATGGATTATTTAGGCTCAAATGGTTATGTTTCCATAGTACATGATCATATAGGGCATGGAGAAAGTGTTATCAAAAAAGATGATTATGGTTATTTTTATGATAATGGAGCTACCAATCTTATAGAAGATTTACATCAGATAACACTATATATGAAGAAAAGATACAGGGAATATCCTTATTTTTTATTTGGATTTAGTATGGGATCACTAATTGCAAGAGCATATTTAAAAAAATATGATTATGAGCTAGATGGTCTTATACTATGCGGTTCACCAGTAAAGAATAAAGTCATCCCGTATATTAAAAAATTATGTAAAATTATAGAGAAGATAAAGGGAGATCATTATAGGTCGATTTTTATACATAAAATACTTCGAGGAATAGGTGATAATGTTATAACGACCTCAGAAATAGAAAGAGATAAGTTTATGAATGATGAAGGCTGTGGATTTATTTTCACAATAAATGGATTTGAGAATTTATGTAACCTAATAAAAATTGACTATAGCAAAAAAGACTGGGCAAAAAGAAACTTAAATCTCCCAATTCTATCTATTGCGGGGGAAGAGGATATAGTTACTATAAGTAAAAAAAGATTTAATGAATTAACAAGGTTTATGAAAAGAATAGGATATGAGAAAGTTTTTACTAAAATATATTCAGATAAATATCATGATCTTTTACATGAAGTAAATAAATTGCAGGTATATAAGGATATTTTAAATTGGATGAATAGAGTTAATGGTGAAAAGAAAACTTGA
- a CDS encoding RelA/SpoT domain-containing protein, with amino-acid sequence MKKSFNIDIFLEKYPQAKEMISKNNINIENLKEIYEDYINYKTSYESQAAFIANILRSQRMVHSVKSRIKDPERLIEKVIRKTEDRKNKYGDDFEFTVNNYRNEINDLIGIRVIHIFKDQWQGIHDFIIKTWNVTEITANVREGDNIDVFDDPIIEVRSKASGYRSVHYLVEFYPINEKVIAEIQVRTIFEEGYGEIDHRLRYSHNEIPEILKSNLMLFNRIVGSADEMASLINNLSKEWGDKEVYYKTIIKDQEAEINRLKSKMTWIDVEKDS; translated from the coding sequence ATGAAAAAAAGTTTTAACATAGATATATTTTTGGAAAAATATCCTCAGGCTAAAGAAATGATCTCTAAAAATAATATTAATATTGAAAATCTTAAGGAAATCTACGAAGACTACATAAATTATAAAACTTCTTATGAAAGCCAGGCTGCATTTATAGCAAACATTTTACGATCGCAGAGAATGGTGCATTCTGTTAAATCAAGAATTAAAGATCCTGAGAGATTAATAGAAAAAGTTATAAGAAAGACAGAAGATAGAAAAAATAAATACGGAGATGATTTTGAATTTACAGTAAATAATTATAGAAATGAAATAAATGATTTAATAGGGATTAGAGTTATACATATATTTAAAGACCAATGGCAGGGGATACATGATTTTATAATAAAAACTTGGAATGTAACTGAGATTACTGCAAATGTAAGAGAAGGAGATAATATAGATGTTTTTGACGATCCTATTATAGAGGTAAGGTCAAAAGCTTCTGGATATCGTTCAGTTCATTATTTAGTTGAATTTTATCCAATCAATGAGAAGGTAATAGCGGAGATACAAGTTAGAACAATTTTTGAGGAAGGATATGGGGAAATAGATCATAGGTTAAGATATTCCCATAATGAAATTCCGGAAATACTTAAGTCTAACCTAATGCTCTTTAATAGAATTGTAGGAAGTGCTGACGAAATGGCATCATTAATAAATAATTTAAGTAAAGAGTGGGGAGACAAAGAAGTTTATTATAAAACAATAATAAAAGATCAGGAAGCAGAAATTAATAGATTAAAAAGTAAAATGACATGGATTGACGTAGAAAAAGATTCTTAA
- a CDS encoding UDP-N-acetylmuramoyl-L-alanyl-D-glutamate--2,6-diaminopimelate ligase, with the protein MKLYNLLKDLDYEIISGSVDIDASSVSYDSRKVKGDSVFICIQGANADGHDYINEAIKSGALAIVIQEEIKINNENITVVKVRNTKLALASIANLFYNEPSKEINLVGVTGTNGKTTVIHYIKDILEAYKKRTAVIGTLGYEFNKEKASIQKVNPTTPESLELQGVFREFIDKGAENIVMEVTSSALAKQRVEYCDFNVGVFTNLSQDHLEEHGTMENYKNEKIKLFKKCELGVINLDDGIAEEIIEKASCKILTYGINKEADIRATEIRYRNDCIIFKIKFRDIKWRWWCITDAKVNIPGKITVYNVLAAIGACIGLGMDMGDIISCLSNLKNVPGRLEMVKNNSNKNVIIDYAHTPDALERLLMMARETTKGKLITVFGCGGDRDKSKRKVMGMAAGILSDYCIITSDNPRTEDPIKIIEDIEEGMEVINSTYEKIVDRKKAIEKGLKLLKEDDLLIIAGKGHEDYQIIGKDKIYFDDREIVRKALG; encoded by the coding sequence ATGAAGTTATACAATTTATTAAAAGATTTAGATTACGAAATAATTAGCGGAAGTGTTGATATAGATGCTAGTAGCGTTAGTTATGATTCTAGAAAAGTAAAAGGGGATTCGGTGTTTATCTGCATACAGGGGGCTAATGCAGATGGTCACGACTATATAAACGAAGCAATAAAAAGTGGCGCTTTAGCAATAGTGATACAGGAAGAAATTAAAATAAATAATGAAAATATAACTGTAGTAAAAGTTAGAAATACTAAGTTAGCTTTAGCAAGTATAGCTAACTTATTTTATAATGAACCTTCTAAAGAAATTAATTTAGTTGGAGTAACAGGTACCAACGGAAAGACTACCGTTATACATTATATAAAAGATATATTAGAGGCGTATAAAAAAAGAACAGCTGTAATAGGAACTTTGGGATATGAATTTAACAAAGAAAAGGCAAGCATACAAAAGGTTAATCCTACAACACCTGAGTCATTAGAATTACAAGGAGTATTTAGGGAGTTTATTGATAAAGGTGCTGAAAATATTGTAATGGAAGTTACTTCATCTGCATTAGCAAAACAGAGAGTTGAGTATTGTGATTTTAATGTTGGAGTATTTACAAATCTATCTCAAGATCATCTTGAAGAACATGGAACGATGGAAAATTATAAGAATGAAAAGATAAAATTGTTTAAGAAATGTGAGCTAGGCGTTATAAATCTAGATGATGGAATAGCAGAAGAAATTATAGAAAAGGCTAGTTGCAAGATTTTAACTTATGGAATAAATAAAGAGGCTGATATTAGAGCAACTGAGATTAGATATAGAAATGATTGCATAATATTCAAAATCAAATTTAGGGACATAAAATGGCGCTGGTGGTGTATTACAGATGCAAAAGTAAACATTCCTGGGAAAATAACTGTATATAATGTTTTGGCTGCTATAGGAGCTTGTATAGGTCTTGGTATGGATATGGGTGATATTATAAGCTGTTTATCTAATCTAAAGAATGTTCCAGGAAGACTAGAAATGGTGAAAAATAATTCTAATAAAAATGTAATAATTGATTATGCACACACTCCTGATGCATTAGAAAGACTATTAATGATGGCGAGAGAGACTACTAAAGGCAAACTTATTACTGTATTTGGCTGTGGTGGAGATAGAGATAAGAGTAAGAGAAAAGTAATGGGAATGGCGGCAGGAATTTTATCAGATTATTGCATAATAACCTCAGATAATCCAAGAACGGAAGATCCAATAAAAATAATTGAAGATATTGAAGAAGGAATGGAAGTTATAAATTCAACTTATGAGAAAATTGTTGATAGAAAGAAAGCTATTGAGAAAGGGCTAAAACTTTTAAAAGAGGATGATTTATTAATAATAGCAGGGAAAGGGCATGAAGACTATCAAATAATAGGTAAGGATAAAATATACTTTGATGATAGGGAAATTGTCAGGAAAGCTCTGGGATAG
- a CDS encoding AraC family transcriptional regulator, producing the protein MNKNSNKSGYLNNDFQLFHLKDKKNQEFEFHYHDFNKIIIFLSGKVTYLIEGKAYNLKPWDILLVNNHDVHKPIIDSSEIYERIIIWANSDFIENHNYENCDLSTCFRLANEKSFNLIRLNSKLQDNIKFIIDSLMTSFNSQDFGSKLLSNSLFIQLLVYLNRVHLNNMYINDEASLKYDKQIEKILKYINNNLSENLSTETLSQRFYISKYYLMHKFKKETGYTLHNYVNQKRLLMAKDLISSGEQITKVYLLCGFNDYTCFLRSFKNLFKKSPSEFSPKTKKLS; encoded by the coding sequence ATGAATAAAAATAGTAATAAATCAGGCTACTTAAACAATGATTTTCAATTATTTCATTTAAAAGATAAAAAAAATCAAGAATTTGAATTCCATTATCACGACTTTAATAAAATAATAATTTTTTTATCTGGAAAAGTTACTTATTTAATTGAAGGAAAAGCATACAACTTAAAACCATGGGATATTCTACTTGTAAATAATCATGATGTTCATAAACCTATTATTGATTCTTCTGAAATTTATGAAAGAATTATTATCTGGGCGAATTCTGATTTTATAGAAAACCACAACTATGAAAATTGTGATTTATCTACTTGTTTTAGACTGGCGAATGAAAAAAGTTTCAATCTTATTAGACTTAATAGCAAATTACAAGATAACATTAAGTTTATAATAGATTCACTAATGACTTCCTTTAACTCACAAGATTTCGGTAGTAAACTTTTAAGTAATTCATTATTTATTCAATTGCTTGTATACTTAAATAGAGTGCATCTTAACAACATGTATATAAATGATGAAGCATCTCTCAAATATGATAAGCAAATTGAAAAAATCCTGAAATATATAAATAATAATTTATCTGAAAATCTTTCTACGGAGACTTTATCTCAAAGGTTCTATATTAGCAAATATTATCTTATGCATAAGTTTAAAAAAGAAACTGGATATACTCTTCACAACTATGTAAATCAAAAGAGATTACTAATGGCAAAGGACCTTATAAGCAGTGGTGAGCAAATTACGAAAGTTTATTTACTATGTGGATTTAATGATTATACATGTTTTCTACGTTCATTTAAAAACCTGTTTAAAAAATCTCCAAGTGAGTTTTCCCCAAAAACAAAAAAACTATCTTAA
- the msrA gene encoding peptide-methionine (S)-S-oxide reductase MsrA, translating into MKKIVFGGGCFWGVEKFFSMIPGVLETEVGYANGKTENPTYEEVCKNDTDFVEVCYITYDEKMVSLDELLDKFWSIIDPTTLNKQAGDVGTQYRSGIYYIDESDADTINRSKEKIQEKCDVQVVTEVKPLKKYYTAEEYHQDYLEKNPTGYCHIKFN; encoded by the coding sequence ATGAAAAAAATAGTTTTTGGCGGAGGCTGCTTCTGGGGTGTAGAAAAATTTTTTTCTATGATACCAGGAGTATTAGAAACAGAAGTAGGATATGCAAATGGAAAAACAGAAAATCCAACATATGAAGAAGTTTGCAAAAATGATACAGACTTCGTTGAGGTATGCTACATAACATACGATGAAAAAATGGTTTCACTTGATGAATTATTAGATAAGTTTTGGAGTATCATTGATCCTACGACATTAAATAAACAAGCTGGAGATGTTGGTACTCAATATAGAAGTGGAATTTATTATATTGATGAATCTGATGCTGATACAATTAATAGAAGTAAGGAAAAGATTCAAGAAAAATGTGATGTTCAAGTTGTAACTGAGGTAAAACCGCTAAAGAAATATTACACAGCAGAAGAATATCACCAAGATTATTTAGAAAAAAATCCTACTGGTTATTGCCATATTAAATTTAACTAA
- a CDS encoding anti-sigma-I factor RsgI family protein, translating into MENKLVEKLDDLNISDTDLLLSKDIKLSLDDITIKRIEKLVGKKAGYYNSNNTFKEKVNYILGGIYMKRKIALVLSVVALLSLGGGVYAHAKTTPVAYVSVDINPSIELSVNTFDQVISAESYNEDGKKVLEDTNLVNSDVDDAVKNIITNAVSDGYIKEDGTSAVEITTATDKDNVATKLDESLKQIADKSLEENNIEATVETQNVALSRRDEARKLGITPGKLNLIQKLQELDPTINVEDYKSSSVKDIQKKTKELKKINNNEETTVKDDANTGGNVEGDTNQDAVAEEKISNSSSSKSNGNGSIKKEENSDSSSKKEENATEVEKSKDNSAKTQKQSDNSNSNSQNGNKDKNKNN; encoded by the coding sequence TTGGAGAATAAACTAGTTGAAAAATTAGATGATTTAAACATTAGCGATACTGATTTGTTGCTATCTAAAGATATAAAGTTATCATTAGATGATATTACTATAAAGAGGATTGAAAAATTAGTTGGCAAAAAAGCTGGCTATTATAATTCAAATAATACGTTTAAAGAAAAGGTAAATTATATTTTAGGGGGGATTTATATGAAAAGAAAAATAGCTTTAGTACTATCTGTTGTAGCGCTTTTAAGTTTAGGTGGAGGAGTATATGCTCATGCAAAAACCACTCCTGTAGCATACGTTAGTGTGGATATTAATCCAAGTATTGAATTATCAGTAAATACATTTGATCAAGTTATTTCAGCAGAATCATATAATGAAGATGGTAAAAAAGTGTTGGAAGATACTAATTTAGTAAATAGCGATGTTGATGATGCAGTTAAGAATATTATTACAAATGCAGTTTCAGATGGATATATAAAGGAAGACGGTACATCGGCAGTTGAAATTACTACAGCTACGGATAAAGATAATGTGGCGACGAAGTTAGATGAATCTTTAAAACAAATTGCTGACAAATCATTAGAGGAAAATAATATAGAAGCAACAGTTGAAACTCAGAATGTTGCTCTTTCAAGAAGAGATGAAGCAAGAAAGTTAGGAATAACTCCAGGCAAACTAAACTTGATACAAAAACTACAGGAATTAGATCCAACTATAAATGTAGAAGATTATAAATCAAGTTCTGTAAAAGATATACAAAAGAAGACTAAAGAATTAAAGAAGATCAATAATAATGAAGAGACTACAGTTAAAGATGATGCAAATACTGGTGGAAACGTAGAAGGTGATACTAATCAAGATGCAGTTGCAGAAGAGAAAATAAGCAATTCTTCTTCTTCTAAATCAAATGGAAATGGAAGTATCAAGAAAGAAGAGAATAGTGATTCATCTAGTAAAAAAGAAGAAAATGCCACAGAAGTTGAAAAATCAAAAGATAATTCAGCTAAAACTCAAAAACAAAGTGATAACAGTAATTCAAACTCACAGAATGGTAATAAGGATAAAAATAAAAATAACTAA